In a single window of the Amycolatopsis sp. cg5 genome:
- a CDS encoding MFS transporter has product MLGNGPFRALLGARTISFLGDSLSLVALMLHVAATTGEALAVALLLLVGDFAPALLSPLTGTISDRFDLKRVMIACDLAQGALVAVIAFALPSLPLLLVLVGLRAVAGQIFQPASRAAMPALVDDKDLERANSRLGFGTNGAEALGPLGAGLLFPLLGIRGVLLVDAVTFLVSAALLALLPRMEARETQETFLGDAKAGLRYLAKAPAIRAIVVGFCAVVAFNGVDDVALVFLAKDLGGGQTAAGLLLAGVGIGLLAGYALLSKVSPKLQMVVWLIMGLAVSSVGNLLSGLAWAVGAAFVLQTVRGFGIAAMDVGANTLIQRKVPGELLGRVFGNFHGAIGAAAAFSYLAGGLLLDLTSASATLIIAGAGGLVATALTAWTLTRHSSDVLSQ; this is encoded by the coding sequence ATGCTGGGGAACGGCCCGTTCAGGGCGCTGCTGGGTGCGCGGACGATCTCGTTCCTCGGGGACTCGCTCAGCCTGGTCGCGCTGATGCTGCACGTCGCCGCCACGACCGGCGAGGCGCTGGCCGTGGCCTTGCTGCTGCTGGTCGGGGACTTCGCGCCCGCGTTGCTCAGCCCGCTCACCGGGACGATCAGCGACCGCTTCGATCTCAAACGGGTGATGATCGCGTGCGATCTGGCGCAGGGCGCGCTGGTCGCGGTGATCGCGTTCGCGTTGCCGTCGTTGCCCTTGCTGCTCGTGCTGGTCGGCCTGCGGGCGGTGGCCGGGCAGATCTTCCAGCCCGCGTCGCGGGCGGCGATGCCCGCGCTCGTCGACGACAAGGACCTGGAGCGGGCGAACTCACGGCTCGGGTTCGGGACGAACGGCGCCGAAGCGCTCGGTCCGCTCGGCGCGGGACTTCTCTTTCCCCTGCTCGGAATTCGCGGGGTGCTGCTCGTCGATGCTGTGACCTTCCTGGTCTCAGCCGCCCTGCTCGCCCTGTTGCCGCGCATGGAAGCCCGCGAGACCCAGGAGACGTTCCTCGGTGACGCGAAGGCGGGCTTGCGGTATCTCGCGAAGGCGCCCGCGATCAGGGCGATCGTGGTCGGTTTCTGTGCGGTGGTCGCGTTCAACGGGGTCGACGACGTCGCGCTGGTGTTCCTCGCCAAGGATCTGGGCGGCGGGCAGACGGCGGCCGGGTTGTTGCTCGCCGGGGTGGGCATCGGGCTGCTGGCGGGCTACGCGCTGCTGAGCAAGGTTTCGCCGAAGCTTCAGATGGTCGTCTGGCTGATCATGGGACTGGCCGTGAGCAGTGTCGGCAATCTGCTCAGCGGGCTCGCGTGGGCGGTGGGCGCCGCGTTCGTGCTGCAGACCGTGCGGGGATTCGGGATCGCCGCGATGGATGTCGGCGCGAACACTCTGATCCAGCGCAAAGTGCCCGGCGAACTGCTGGGCCGGGTGTTCGGGAACTTCCACGGCGCCATCGGGGCGGCGGCCGCGTTCTCCTATCTCGCGGGCGGGCTGCTGCTGGATCTGACCAGCGCCAGTGCCACGCTCATCATCGCCGGCGCGGGCGGGCTGGTGGCGACCGCACTCACCGCCTGGACGCTGACGAGACATTCATCAGACGTATTATCCCAGTGA
- a CDS encoding xanthine dehydrogenase family protein molybdopterin-binding subunit, whose amino-acid sequence MSSPLGKEIDRFEARLKVTGRAMYAADNNVAGLAYGYLVTSTIGLGTVTTMDTAAAASAPGVLAVYTPFNPLKLFAYGGDQNDESTPPLQDVDVRYHGQVIGLVVAETFEQARDAASLVTVGYDAKPPAASFPAALPNAAPIKNSPTAGVLAPGVASIADAIAASPVTVTATYTTAAQNHNPMEPHATVAVWTGDHLTLYTATQGTPLVVSRMSKTLGMDAAKIHVLNPFQGGAFGCKWGNWAHTPLTAAAARALGRPVKTVLTREQLFTVVGHRAFSSQVVTLGATTDGTVNALKHDGVSSRSASASFQENAGNISLNTYASPNIEINRKTVTLDSPATTIMRAPSDATGSFALESALDELALKLGMDPLTVRQKNNATVAPTSKKSFSSKHLDECYRIGAETFGWSRRNPVPGSVVDGDWLVGMGMGTAFFSAGRGAASIKIRLRADGTAVVSGTGSDSGTGQATVYCIVGADSLGIPVKRVVADFGDSAAPVNANAGGSASTASNGTAVQVTADAVKAELLKVANEHPPFQGKNPVYERGFVKADGVSMSFGSLLTSLNMAEVEATATSPKNPDTTHQFMSFGAHFVEVRVHRRTREPRVSRVVSVLDAGRIVNAKAARNQIMGGVIMGIGAALLEDMRLEPTGRIANANLAGYLVPVNADIPELDVRFLDIPDPLISPLGARGIGELGIVGVAGAVANAVFNATGKRVRDLPITCERLQD is encoded by the coding sequence ATGAGCTCACCACTGGGCAAAGAGATCGACCGCTTCGAGGCCAGGCTCAAGGTCACCGGGCGCGCGATGTACGCGGCCGACAACAACGTCGCCGGGCTCGCTTACGGCTACCTCGTGACCAGCACGATCGGACTGGGCACGGTCACCACGATGGACACCGCGGCCGCCGCGAGCGCGCCGGGCGTGCTCGCGGTCTACACCCCGTTCAACCCGCTGAAGCTGTTCGCGTACGGCGGCGACCAGAACGACGAGTCCACGCCTCCGCTGCAGGACGTGGACGTGCGCTACCACGGCCAGGTCATCGGCCTGGTCGTCGCGGAGACCTTCGAGCAGGCGCGCGACGCGGCCTCGCTTGTGACCGTGGGTTACGACGCCAAGCCGCCTGCCGCGTCGTTCCCCGCGGCGCTGCCGAACGCGGCCCCGATCAAGAACTCGCCGACGGCGGGCGTGCTCGCGCCGGGCGTCGCCTCGATCGCCGACGCGATCGCGGCCAGCCCCGTCACGGTCACCGCGACGTACACGACCGCGGCGCAGAACCACAATCCGATGGAGCCGCACGCCACGGTCGCGGTGTGGACCGGCGACCACCTCACCCTGTACACGGCCACCCAGGGCACGCCGCTCGTGGTCAGCCGGATGTCGAAGACGCTCGGCATGGACGCGGCGAAGATCCACGTGCTCAACCCGTTCCAGGGCGGCGCGTTCGGCTGCAAATGGGGGAACTGGGCGCACACCCCGCTGACCGCGGCGGCCGCCCGCGCGCTCGGACGGCCGGTCAAGACCGTGCTGACGCGGGAGCAGCTGTTCACCGTCGTCGGGCATCGCGCGTTTTCCAGCCAGGTCGTCACGCTCGGCGCCACGACCGACGGCACGGTGAACGCGCTCAAACACGATGGCGTTTCGAGCCGCTCCGCCTCCGCCAGCTTCCAGGAGAACGCGGGGAACATCTCGCTCAACACCTACGCGTCGCCGAACATCGAAATCAACCGCAAGACGGTCACCTTGGACAGCCCGGCGACCACGATCATGCGCGCGCCGTCCGACGCGACCGGGTCGTTCGCGCTGGAATCCGCGCTGGACGAACTCGCGCTCAAACTCGGCATGGACCCACTCACGGTGCGCCAAAAGAACAACGCGACCGTGGCGCCGACGAGCAAGAAATCGTTTTCCAGCAAGCATCTCGACGAGTGCTACCGGATCGGCGCCGAGACGTTCGGCTGGTCGCGGCGCAATCCCGTGCCCGGCTCGGTCGTCGACGGCGACTGGCTGGTCGGCATGGGCATGGGCACCGCGTTCTTCTCCGCGGGGCGCGGGGCCGCGTCGATCAAGATCCGGCTGCGCGCCGACGGGACGGCCGTGGTCTCGGGCACCGGCTCGGACTCCGGGACCGGGCAGGCGACGGTCTACTGCATCGTCGGCGCGGACAGCCTGGGCATCCCGGTGAAGCGGGTAGTGGCCGACTTCGGGGACTCGGCCGCGCCGGTCAACGCGAACGCGGGCGGTTCGGCGTCCACCGCGAGCAACGGGACGGCCGTGCAGGTGACCGCGGACGCGGTCAAGGCGGAGCTGCTCAAGGTGGCGAACGAGCATCCGCCGTTCCAGGGCAAGAACCCGGTCTACGAGCGCGGGTTCGTCAAGGCCGACGGCGTTTCGATGTCCTTCGGCAGCCTGCTGACCTCGCTGAACATGGCCGAGGTCGAAGCGACGGCGACGTCACCGAAGAACCCGGACACGACACACCAGTTCATGTCGTTCGGAGCGCATTTCGTCGAGGTGCGGGTGCATCGGCGCACCAGGGAGCCGAGGGTCTCGCGGGTGGTCTCGGTGCTGGACGCGGGGCGGATCGTGAACGCCAAGGCGGCGCGCAACCAGATCATGGGCGGGGTGATCATGGGCATCGGCGCCGCGCTGCTCGAGGACATGCGGCTGGAGCCGACCGGCCGGATCGCCAACGCCAACCTGGCCGGTTACCTGGTGCCGGTCAACGCCGACATTCCCGAGCTCGACGTGCGGTTCCTCGACATCCCCGATCCCCTGATCTCGCCGCTCGGCGCGCGCGGGATCGGTGAGCTGGGCATCGTCGGGGTCGCGGGCGCGGTGGCCAACGCGGTGTTCAACGCCACCGGCAAGCGCGTCCGCGACCTGCCGATCACGTGTGAGCGGCTGCAGGACTGA
- a CDS encoding glycoside hydrolase family 3 C-terminal domain-containing protein has protein sequence MRKAFPIVAALLLTTTLLTSAGAVETPRQRAKELVAQLTLDEKIAQLAGIKTDTEYRTVPAVERLGIPKLLLTNGPAGVSTGGLVQPEATALPAPLALAASWDVEQARRYGDIEGAETLSVGRNVLEGPTVNIARVPVNGRNFEAYGEDPYLASQFAVHDIQGIQARKVIANVKHFFGNNQEASRFTINNDIDERTMREIYLPAFEASVKDAAVGSVMCAYPKINGTFNCENPLVLNQILKREWGFDGFVFSDFGAVHSTAPSVNGGLDLETPTDKYFNPQAIKAALADGTIKIATLDEKLVRRYTKMIEFGLFDRTPSITPIPAAEHGKVARELAAAGMVLLKNERALLPLGKTKSIALIGTDEAKTGGGGSSRVKPLYTVKPSDGLKAKGATVITDDGTSLDRAAATAKTADVAIVMVEDTETEGKDRPNLSLTGDQDALVAAVAKANPATVVVAKTGGPVLMPWLRQVPALLQAWYPGEEDGNAVADVLFGDVNPSAKLPVTFPAFEADQPASTPAQYPGTNGTAHYSEGVFVGYRHYDAKKIAPLFPFGFGLSYTKFDYAHLKLTKDPYGVVTVDADVTNTGTRAGAEVAQLYVGSPSTVNTPEAPRELQGFQKVTLSPGQTQHVRFTLPQRAFAYWDTATHWWRLAGGAYQISVGGGSRDLRLHTTTFLAPGSVPHDR, from the coding sequence ATGCGGAAAGCTTTCCCCATCGTCGCCGCCCTACTGCTCACGACCACCTTGCTGACGTCCGCCGGCGCCGTCGAAACGCCCCGTCAACGCGCGAAGGAACTCGTCGCCCAGCTGACACTGGACGAGAAGATCGCGCAGCTCGCGGGCATCAAGACCGACACCGAGTACCGCACGGTGCCCGCCGTCGAGCGGCTCGGCATCCCGAAACTGCTGCTCACCAACGGTCCGGCCGGGGTCAGCACCGGCGGGCTCGTCCAGCCGGAGGCGACCGCGCTGCCCGCGCCGCTCGCGCTCGCCGCGTCCTGGGACGTCGAGCAGGCACGCCGGTACGGCGACATCGAGGGCGCCGAAACGCTTTCGGTCGGCCGGAACGTGCTCGAAGGGCCGACGGTCAACATCGCGCGCGTGCCGGTCAACGGGCGCAATTTCGAGGCGTACGGCGAAGATCCGTATCTCGCGAGCCAGTTCGCGGTGCACGACATCCAAGGCATCCAGGCACGCAAGGTGATCGCGAACGTCAAGCATTTCTTCGGCAACAACCAAGAGGCGAGCCGCTTCACCATCAACAACGACATCGACGAGCGCACTATGCGCGAGATCTACCTGCCCGCGTTCGAGGCGTCGGTGAAGGACGCCGCCGTCGGCTCGGTGATGTGCGCCTATCCGAAGATCAACGGCACGTTCAACTGCGAGAACCCGTTGGTGCTGAACCAGATCCTCAAGCGGGAATGGGGTTTCGACGGGTTCGTCTTCTCGGACTTCGGCGCGGTGCACAGCACTGCGCCGTCCGTCAACGGCGGACTCGACCTCGAGACGCCGACCGACAAGTACTTCAATCCCCAGGCGATCAAGGCCGCGCTCGCCGACGGGACGATCAAGATCGCCACGCTGGACGAAAAACTGGTGCGCCGCTACACCAAGATGATCGAGTTCGGCCTGTTCGACCGCACGCCGTCGATCACCCCGATCCCCGCGGCCGAGCACGGCAAGGTCGCCCGCGAACTCGCCGCCGCGGGCATGGTCCTGCTCAAGAACGAGCGGGCGCTGCTTCCACTCGGCAAGACCAAGTCCATCGCGCTCATCGGCACGGACGAGGCCAAGACCGGCGGTGGCGGCAGCTCGCGCGTCAAACCGCTCTACACCGTCAAGCCCAGCGACGGCCTCAAAGCCAAGGGCGCCACCGTGATCACGGACGACGGGACGTCCCTCGACCGGGCCGCGGCGACGGCGAAGACCGCCGACGTCGCGATCGTCATGGTCGAGGACACCGAGACCGAGGGCAAGGACCGGCCGAATCTCTCACTGACCGGTGATCAGGACGCGCTGGTCGCCGCGGTCGCCAAGGCCAACCCGGCCACGGTCGTGGTCGCCAAGACCGGCGGCCCGGTGCTGATGCCATGGCTGCGGCAGGTGCCCGCGCTGCTGCAAGCCTGGTATCCCGGCGAGGAGGACGGGAACGCGGTCGCCGACGTGCTGTTCGGTGACGTCAACCCGTCCGCGAAACTGCCCGTCACGTTCCCCGCGTTCGAGGCCGACCAGCCCGCGAGCACGCCGGCACAGTACCCGGGCACGAACGGGACCGCGCACTACTCCGAAGGCGTCTTCGTCGGCTACCGGCACTACGACGCCAAGAAGATCGCGCCGCTCTTCCCGTTCGGCTTCGGGCTTTCGTACACGAAGTTCGACTACGCGCATCTCAAGCTCACCAAGGATCCGTATGGCGTCGTGACCGTCGACGCCGACGTCACCAACACCGGAACCCGTGCCGGCGCCGAGGTCGCGCAGCTCTACGTCGGCTCACCGTCCACAGTGAACACCCCGGAAGCACCACGGGAACTGCAGGGCTTCCAGAAGGTGACGCTCTCCCCCGGCCAGACCCAGCACGTTCGCTTCACCTTGCCGCAGCGCGCTTTCGCCTACTGGGACACGGCCACGCACTGGTGGCGGCTCGCCGGTGGCGCGTACCAGATCTCCGTCGGCGGCGGTTCCCGCGACCTCCGCCTGCACACCACCACCTTCCTCGCACCCGGGAGCGTGCCCCATGACCGGTAG
- a CDS encoding glycoside hydrolase family 95-like protein, producing the protein MTGSPFTRRVLFGGAAALAGTAFLPPMASANAPAITDKVDWARYLGALDPVWKSVPTTFYQGPFLGNGGLGAAVYQAGDKRLSFKLGDSRVRDHQGTGGTLFGTARLPIGTLTLKTTGDVSDVDLRLSLWNAEVTGTITTTKGVLKIRAYVHAKRDVLVVSASVQSGSEAVAWTFAAAVAKSPRLDFKPAPSGLKTNPAATVSGTTCTQNLAVGGQTVTQWRLRAEPDGKTKTLLATVAHTFPGKTAGTVTGQTLDAAGALSEAQLAAEHQAWWNAFYPKSFVSIPDARLEGFYWIQLYKLASATRRDRPVLGTCGPWLEPTPWPGTWWNLNVQLEYWLLNATSHPELDSLTESLDHSRDALAQNVASQYRSDSMAIARTTQEDLKSGTAAQPGGDGDPEVGNLTWALHNAWLSYRHSMDDSVLRDLVFPLLRKAINYYLHFLAKDSGGVYHLPKTFSPEYASTKDCNYDLALIHWGCGTLLAANKRLELNDPLAAKWQDVLDHLVKPPQDAANGFWIGADKQLTSSHRHYSHLLWFYPLYRLDVTTSAANRTALTKSLDRWLGFTGAQQGYTFTGSGSMYAALGNGDKARTQLTALLDKYIQPNTMYKESGPVIETPLSGAQTVHDMLVQSWGGTIRVFPAVPSAWADTCVHNFRTEGAFLISAVRKAGKTQFIRVKSLAGEPCRIAPGGLSGPYEIRSLPGGGTIPFTQNADGTLQLTLAAGTDVVITTQGTDPELSIAPTTNPAKPYWGLP; encoded by the coding sequence ATGACCGGTAGCCCTTTCACCAGGCGTGTCCTGTTCGGCGGCGCCGCCGCGCTGGCCGGAACCGCCTTCCTGCCGCCGATGGCGTCGGCGAACGCGCCGGCGATCACCGACAAGGTCGACTGGGCGCGCTACCTCGGCGCGCTGGACCCGGTCTGGAAATCCGTGCCGACGACGTTCTACCAGGGCCCGTTCCTCGGCAACGGCGGTCTCGGCGCGGCGGTCTACCAGGCCGGTGACAAGCGGCTCTCGTTCAAGCTGGGTGACAGCCGCGTGCGCGACCATCAAGGCACCGGCGGCACGCTTTTCGGCACCGCGCGCCTGCCGATCGGCACCCTCACGCTCAAGACGACCGGCGACGTGAGCGACGTCGACCTGCGGCTTTCGCTGTGGAACGCCGAGGTCACCGGCACGATCACGACCACGAAGGGCGTGCTCAAGATCCGCGCGTACGTGCACGCCAAGCGTGACGTGCTCGTCGTCTCGGCGAGCGTGCAGTCCGGGTCCGAAGCCGTCGCCTGGACGTTCGCCGCCGCCGTCGCGAAAAGCCCCCGGCTGGACTTCAAACCGGCGCCGTCCGGGCTCAAGACCAATCCGGCGGCGACGGTCAGCGGCACGACCTGCACGCAGAACCTGGCCGTCGGCGGGCAAACCGTCACGCAATGGCGGCTGCGCGCCGAGCCGGACGGCAAGACCAAGACCTTGCTGGCCACGGTCGCGCACACGTTCCCCGGCAAGACCGCGGGCACGGTGACGGGCCAGACGCTCGACGCGGCCGGAGCACTGAGCGAGGCTCAGCTCGCTGCCGAACACCAAGCCTGGTGGAACGCCTTCTACCCCAAGAGTTTCGTGTCCATTCCGGACGCGAGGCTGGAGGGTTTCTACTGGATCCAGCTGTACAAGCTCGCGAGCGCGACCCGGCGGGACCGGCCGGTGCTGGGCACCTGCGGGCCGTGGCTGGAGCCGACGCCGTGGCCGGGCACCTGGTGGAACCTGAACGTCCAGCTGGAGTATTGGCTGCTCAACGCGACGAGCCATCCGGAACTCGACTCGCTCACGGAGTCACTCGACCACTCACGTGACGCGCTCGCCCAGAACGTGGCCTCGCAGTACCGGTCGGACTCGATGGCGATCGCGCGGACCACGCAGGAGGATCTGAAGTCGGGCACGGCGGCGCAGCCGGGTGGCGACGGCGATCCCGAGGTCGGCAACCTCACCTGGGCGCTGCACAACGCTTGGCTGTCCTACCGGCACAGCATGGACGACTCTGTGTTGCGTGATCTCGTTTTCCCGTTGCTGCGCAAGGCGATCAACTACTATCTCCATTTCCTCGCGAAGGACTCCGGCGGGGTCTATCACCTGCCCAAGACGTTCTCGCCGGAATACGCGTCCACAAAGGACTGCAACTACGATCTGGCGTTGATCCATTGGGGCTGCGGCACTCTGCTGGCCGCGAACAAGCGGCTCGAGTTGAACGACCCGCTCGCCGCCAAGTGGCAGGACGTGCTCGATCATCTGGTCAAACCGCCGCAGGACGCGGCGAACGGGTTCTGGATCGGCGCCGACAAACAGCTGACGTCTTCGCATCGCCACTACTCGCATCTGCTGTGGTTCTACCCGCTGTACCGGCTCGACGTGACGACGAGCGCCGCGAACCGCACCGCGCTGACGAAGTCACTCGACCGCTGGCTCGGTTTCACCGGCGCACAGCAGGGCTACACCTTCACGGGCTCCGGTTCGATGTACGCGGCGCTCGGGAACGGCGACAAGGCTCGTACCCAGTTGACCGCGCTGTTGGACAAATACATTCAGCCGAACACGATGTACAAGGAATCCGGTCCGGTGATAGAAACACCGCTTTCCGGCGCGCAGACCGTGCACGACATGCTCGTGCAGAGCTGGGGTGGCACGATCCGCGTATTTCCCGCCGTCCCATCGGCCTGGGCGGACACCTGCGTGCACAACTTCCGTACCGAAGGCGCGTTCTTGATCAGCGCGGTCCGCAAAGCGGGGAAGACGCAGTTCATCCGGGTCAAGAGTCTCGCGGGTGAACCGTGCCGAATCGCGCCCGGCGGCCTCAGCGGGCCGTACGAAATCCGTTCGCTGCCCGGCGGTGGAACAATTCCGTTCACCCAGAACGCGGACGGAACACTGCAGCTCACACTCGCCGCAGGCACCGACGTGGTGATCACCACGCAAGGCACCGACCCGGAGTTGAGCATCGCTCCGACGACGAACCCGGCGAAGCCCTATTGGGGACTGCCGTAA
- a CDS encoding M14 family zinc carboxypeptidase has product MIRKRQFVTVLSAAALALTLGTVPARATPDGHRLDPRPSTAKLARELQALEWLSLGEVDVTKLGKSNQGRPVWGARVGHGKVRVQYVTQQHGDEPLGTPAALEFLRKVGVGHSPWQRWLRSKVTVDIVVRANPDGHEHDWRYNYDPEAFPEYGEHGKGYDLNRYHNPSVPPELNPATESGLVQRRYAAFKPEIMVDYHMQGRYRDADGKEITASVLWPTNAGVKKADVDFAKQIAVVAQQSINGRGGNVSQYPGGDYEGIARNAYGLRGSGSVLIELSAMDSREQAQIQDALASMLAIAQKAADGSLRAVDPAKGDAIPPRGPEIPAAARLAEPALD; this is encoded by the coding sequence ATGATCCGAAAGCGGCAATTCGTCACCGTACTGTCCGCGGCCGCGCTCGCGCTGACGCTCGGCACCGTGCCCGCGCGGGCCACGCCGGACGGCCACCGCCTCGACCCGCGGCCCAGCACCGCGAAACTGGCCCGTGAGCTGCAGGCTTTGGAGTGGCTGAGCCTCGGCGAGGTCGACGTCACCAAGCTCGGCAAGTCCAACCAGGGCCGTCCGGTCTGGGGCGCGCGCGTCGGCCACGGGAAGGTGCGCGTCCAGTACGTGACGCAGCAGCACGGTGACGAGCCGCTCGGCACGCCAGCCGCGCTGGAATTCCTGCGGAAGGTGGGTGTCGGCCACAGCCCGTGGCAGCGCTGGCTGCGGTCCAAGGTGACCGTCGACATCGTGGTGCGCGCGAACCCGGACGGCCACGAGCACGACTGGCGCTACAACTACGACCCCGAGGCGTTCCCGGAGTACGGCGAGCACGGCAAGGGCTACGACCTCAACCGCTATCACAACCCCAGCGTCCCGCCGGAACTCAATCCGGCCACCGAATCCGGGCTGGTGCAGCGGCGCTACGCGGCGTTCAAGCCCGAGATCATGGTCGATTACCACATGCAGGGCCGGTATCGGGACGCTGACGGCAAGGAGATCACCGCCTCCGTGCTGTGGCCGACGAACGCGGGCGTGAAGAAGGCCGACGTCGACTTCGCGAAGCAGATCGCCGTGGTCGCGCAGCAGTCGATCAACGGGCGCGGCGGGAACGTCTCGCAGTATCCCGGCGGGGATTACGAGGGAATCGCGCGCAACGCTTATGGACTGCGCGGCAGCGGAAGTGTGCTGATCGAGCTGAGCGCCATGGACTCGCGGGAGCAGGCGCAGATCCAGGACGCGCTCGCGTCGATGCTGGCGATCGCGCAGAAGGCGGCCGACGGCTCGCTGCGCGCGGTCGACCCGGCGAAGGGTGACGCCATTCCGCCGCGTGGACCGGAAATCCCGGCCGCGGCCCGGCTCGCCGAGCCCGCACTGGACTAA
- a CDS encoding LysR family transcriptional regulator produces MDARQLEYFVTVAEELSFTRAARRLFTVQSTVSMAIRALETDLKATLFDRSTRRVALSPAGSALLPEAKAALAALERARNVVQEASTGLRGRLRVGTMTSVGLVDLPDLFGAFHERYPLVDVHLAASPTGSTGLADDLRHGRLDVALLALPLDDLDGLEARPLLTAPYSVHLPPGHRFAAREGVTLAELAAEKFIDLPQGFGNRVTVDRAFHTAGSPRRVAIEVPDRAAVPAYVKAGLGVALLPSIGPDDPDVAVVPLAGTTLTWTLSVATLAGLRPAPAVRALLGLVKYVADAAKAEPGVSPAAAHT; encoded by the coding sequence GTGGACGCCCGCCAGCTCGAATACTTCGTCACGGTCGCGGAAGAGCTCAGTTTCACCCGCGCCGCAAGGAGATTGTTCACCGTGCAGTCCACGGTGTCGATGGCCATCCGAGCACTCGAAACCGATCTCAAGGCCACTTTGTTCGACCGCTCGACCAGGCGGGTCGCGCTTTCGCCCGCGGGCAGCGCGCTGCTGCCCGAGGCCAAGGCCGCGCTCGCCGCGCTGGAACGCGCTCGCAACGTCGTCCAGGAGGCTTCCACCGGCCTGCGCGGCAGGCTCCGCGTCGGCACCATGACCAGCGTCGGCCTGGTCGACCTGCCGGACCTCTTCGGCGCGTTCCACGAGCGCTATCCGCTGGTCGACGTGCACCTCGCGGCCAGCCCGACCGGTTCGACCGGTCTCGCCGACGACCTGCGGCACGGCAGGCTGGACGTCGCGCTGCTCGCGTTGCCGCTGGACGACCTGGACGGGCTCGAAGCGCGGCCGCTGCTCACCGCGCCGTACTCCGTGCACCTGCCGCCGGGGCACCGGTTCGCCGCGCGCGAGGGCGTCACCCTCGCCGAACTGGCCGCCGAGAAGTTCATCGACCTGCCGCAGGGCTTCGGCAACCGGGTGACGGTCGACCGAGCCTTCCACACCGCCGGGTCACCGCGCCGCGTCGCCATCGAGGTGCCGGACCGCGCCGCCGTCCCCGCCTACGTCAAGGCGGGCCTGGGCGTCGCGCTCCTGCCCAGCATCGGCCCCGACGACCCGGACGTCGCCGTGGTCCCGCTCGCCGGCACCACGTTGACCTGGACACTGTCCGTCGCGACGCTGGCCGGTTTACGGCCCGCTCCCGCCGTGCGCGCGCTGCTCGGCCTGGTCAAGTACGTCGCCGACGCGGCGAAGGCCGAGCCGGGCGTCAGTCCTGCAGCCGCTCACACGTGA
- a CDS encoding xanthine dehydrogenase family protein subunit M yields MHAYDFATARDIRQATSSTGAFLAGGTTLVDLMKLGVLRPDHVVDINSLPLRGIRTGRDGVRIGALERMSDLAADRTIAGHYPVFAQALAVSASPQIRNMASIGGNLLQRTRCGYFRDVTTPCNKRQPGSGCPARTGDNREHAILGTSTSCVATHASDAAVALMALDASVRLIGREGERTVRLAEFYRLPGATPDVENQLKPSELIAELILPRLDWARTSTYVKVRDRQSYEFALCSAAVALDVRGHRIRDARVAVGGVGTMPWRLPNVEAGLKGKPPTLEVFEAAAQSAVDGAEPLAHNGFKLTLLKSTIVRALAGLR; encoded by the coding sequence ATGCACGCCTACGACTTCGCGACCGCTCGTGACATCCGGCAGGCGACGTCGTCGACCGGTGCGTTCCTCGCCGGTGGCACGACACTGGTCGATCTGATGAAACTCGGCGTACTGCGGCCCGACCACGTGGTGGACATCAACTCCTTGCCACTGCGCGGAATCCGGACCGGCCGCGACGGCGTGCGCATCGGCGCGCTGGAGCGGATGAGCGACCTGGCCGCCGATCGGACCATCGCTGGCCATTATCCGGTCTTCGCGCAGGCGCTCGCTGTAAGCGCTTCCCCGCAGATCAGGAACATGGCGAGTATCGGCGGAAACCTGTTGCAGCGCACGCGATGCGGTTACTTCCGGGACGTCACGACGCCGTGCAACAAACGACAGCCCGGCAGCGGCTGCCCGGCGCGGACCGGGGACAACCGCGAGCACGCGATCCTCGGCACGAGCACGTCCTGCGTCGCCACCCACGCGAGCGACGCGGCGGTCGCGTTGATGGCGCTCGACGCGTCCGTCCGGCTGATCGGCCGCGAGGGCGAACGGACTGTCCGGCTCGCCGAGTTCTACCGGCTGCCCGGCGCCACCCCGGACGTCGAAAACCAGCTCAAGCCGTCCGAACTGATCGCCGAACTCATCCTGCCCAGGCTGGACTGGGCGCGGACCTCGACCTATGTCAAGGTCCGCGACAGGCAGTCGTACGAGTTCGCGTTGTGCTCGGCCGCCGTGGCGCTCGACGTACGCGGTCACCGCATCCGCGACGCCCGCGTCGCGGTGGGCGGCGTCGGCACGATGCCTTGGCGGCTACCGAACGTCGAGGCCGGCTTGAAAGGCAAGCCACCCACGCTGGAGGTCTTCGAAGCGGCCGCACAGTCCGCCGTGGACGGTGCTGAGCCACTGGCGCACAACGGTTTCAAGCTCACTCTGCTGAAGAGCACGATCGTACGGGCATTGGCGGGTCTGCGATGA